One part of the Desulfonema ishimotonii genome encodes these proteins:
- the cheB gene encoding chemotaxis-specific protein-glutamate methyltransferase CheB has product MAPIKVLVVDDSMMARELIADLLADDREVRVIGQAGNGRDALAFIARQRPDIVIMDIEMPVMNGIEAIERIMKENALPILVVTARDDAETAFTAISGGALEVLPKPDIDMTRAAEFVRKVKLLSRIRVIRHIRGGTGVPRCPLPAQNRAEVIAIAASTGGPGALCTILSRLPADFPVPIVVSQHISDNFEQGMARWLNDACRLRVKAARASEQLCCGTVYISPSETHMAISHARKIIFHPRQPGDIYFPSCDILLSSVADICGSGSVGIILTGMGNDGVRGICRVREQGGLTIAQDEASSVVFGMPRAAVETGCVSRILPLGDIGPQLTALVRKQS; this is encoded by the coding sequence ATGGCCCCCATAAAGGTGCTGGTTGTGGACGACAGTATGATGGCCCGCGAGCTGATCGCAGACCTGCTGGCCGATGACAGAGAGGTCCGGGTGATCGGGCAGGCAGGCAACGGACGGGATGCCCTGGCGTTCATTGCCCGCCAGAGGCCGGATATTGTAATCATGGACATTGAAATGCCGGTGATGAACGGAATTGAAGCCATTGAGCGGATTATGAAAGAAAACGCTCTCCCCATCCTGGTCGTCACCGCCAGGGATGACGCGGAAACCGCCTTCACCGCCATCTCCGGGGGGGCTCTGGAGGTTCTGCCCAAACCGGATATTGACATGACCCGTGCTGCGGAATTTGTCCGCAAAGTCAAATTACTCTCCCGCATCCGGGTGATCCGCCACATCCGGGGCGGAACCGGCGTCCCCCGATGCCCTCTGCCTGCACAGAACCGGGCGGAGGTGATCGCCATCGCAGCATCCACAGGCGGTCCCGGTGCCCTCTGCACCATTTTATCCCGGCTGCCTGCGGATTTCCCGGTGCCCATTGTGGTGAGCCAGCATATTTCAGACAATTTTGAACAGGGGATGGCCCGGTGGCTCAATGATGCGTGCAGGCTCAGGGTGAAAGCGGCCCGGGCGTCTGAACAGCTGTGCTGCGGAACGGTATATATCTCGCCGTCTGAAACCCATATGGCCATCAGCCACGCCCGGAAAATCATTTTCCACCCCAGACAGCCGGGCGATATCTATTTTCCCTCCTGTGATATCCTGCTCTCTTCGGTTGCGGATATTTGCGGGTCAGGCAGCGTCGGAATCATCCTGACAGGAATGGGAAATGACGGGGTGCGGGGCATCTGCCGGGTCCGGGAACAGGGGGGGCTGACCATTGCCCAGGACGAGGCATCATCGGTCGTCTTCGGAATGCCCCGGGCGGCCGTTGAAACCGGGTGCGTCAGCCGGATTCTGCCCCTTGGAGACATCGGCCCGCAACTCACGGCGCTGGTTCGGAAACAATCATGA
- a CDS encoding CheR family methyltransferase has translation MTALRRFRELVRRRTGISLGEKSPVSLRDEIRRAMSQQGVASPEEYYHLICHNPTEFMALVQVLTIKETYFFREPAPVRLFVERLAPAMLRNRAAGRKIKVLSAGCSTGEEPYSLVMALMEKYGHGIAHTFSVTGADIDTGALAKARQGIYRGQAFRMTSPLLKTRYFSPADANAWQLKKEIRDRVTFRHLNLFDPPYPDDVCGADIIFYRNVSIYFDTEARLTIFRNLSDSLSDGGYMVVSATETLSHNRNILPLIEIDGVFLYHKPVPGSHSGGQPTVSPLRVGENPPEQRPPQTPPSPVNAAPSENRLRKALKMARNKTYADALEVLDALIAEKPDDAGARLLKAGILLNIGQTDATRDICRDVIQANALCSEGHLLLGMADKLENRGEAACRQFRRVLYISPSNWLAHFHMAEIHRESGNLSAAHREYRTVVRLIQNGHFPNHGLTFFPLLFSEARILHLCRHHMKKLSEDPASLKKEER, from the coding sequence ATGACAGCGCTTCGCAGATTCAGAGAACTGGTCCGGCGCCGTACCGGCATCTCACTGGGAGAAAAGAGCCCCGTCAGCCTCCGGGATGAAATCCGCCGTGCCATGTCACAACAGGGCGTTGCCTCCCCCGAGGAATACTACCACCTCATTTGCCACAACCCCACGGAATTCATGGCCCTGGTTCAGGTGCTGACCATCAAGGAAACCTATTTCTTCCGCGAACCGGCCCCGGTCCGCCTCTTTGTCGAACGGCTGGCACCGGCGATGCTTCGGAACCGGGCGGCAGGCAGAAAAATCAAAGTCCTCAGCGCCGGCTGTTCCACGGGCGAGGAGCCCTACTCCCTGGTCATGGCCCTGATGGAAAAATACGGACACGGGATAGCGCATACCTTTTCCGTCACCGGGGCCGATATCGACACCGGTGCCCTGGCAAAAGCCCGGCAGGGGATCTACAGGGGACAGGCGTTCCGAATGACCTCCCCGCTTCTGAAAACCCGGTATTTCAGCCCGGCAGACGCCAATGCCTGGCAGTTGAAAAAAGAGATCCGGGACCGGGTCACATTCCGCCACCTGAACCTCTTTGACCCGCCCTACCCGGACGACGTGTGCGGGGCGGATATCATATTTTACCGCAATGTCTCCATCTATTTCGACACGGAGGCCCGGCTGACCATTTTCAGAAATCTGTCCGACAGCCTCAGCGACGGCGGGTATATGGTTGTCAGCGCCACCGAAACCCTTTCCCACAACCGGAACATCCTGCCCCTCATCGAGATCGACGGCGTATTCCTATACCATAAACCCGTCCCCGGAAGTCATTCCGGGGGGCAGCCAACGGTATCGCCGCTTCGGGTCGGGGAAAATCCCCCTGAACAGCGTCCGCCGCAAACACCTCCGTCCCCCGTCAATGCGGCACCGTCTGAAAACCGGCTCCGGAAAGCGCTGAAAATGGCCCGGAACAAGACCTATGCCGATGCGCTGGAAGTCCTTGACGCCCTCATCGCCGAAAAACCGGACGATGCCGGGGCCCGCCTCCTGAAGGCCGGTATCCTGCTCAATATCGGCCAGACAGACGCGACCCGGGATATCTGCCGGGACGTCATTCAGGCAAACGCCCTCTGTTCGGAAGGGCATTTGCTGCTGGGCATGGCGGACAAATTGGAAAACAGGGGGGAGGCCGCCTGCAGGCAGTTCAGAAGAGTGCTGTATATCTCGCCATCCAACTGGCTGGCCCATTTCCATATGGCCGAAATCCACCGGGAGAGCGGAAACCTCAGCGCGGCCCACAGGGAATACCGCACAGTGGTCCGGCTGATACAGAATGGCCATTTCCCGAATCACGGGCTGACCTTCTTTCCCCTGTTGTTTTCAGAGGCCCGGATACTGCATTTATGCCGGCATCATATGAAAAAACTCTCTGAAGATCCCGCCTCCTTAAAAAAGGAGGAACGCTGA
- a CDS encoding hybrid sensor histidine kinase/response regulator translates to MAFDRAKFLTRFIEEAREHISQLNAGLLVIEKNPDDTDQLNAVFRSAHTIKGSARMMKLGPVSHVAHTLEDTLDALRQQKIPPSKPLSDLLFEGVDALSRLLDGIAGGEAIAQAPEAICQKLEQAAAGHIAPAPPPSETAIPARQQATKDRNEAQTEPVSPPSPAGQDSRLPETVEYSPQRSEAAAHPPAPSPAPNGPLLSKSARTIRINADKLDELIKLMGEIVSARRQSFQRLKEIRGFETLARQAMMLTADDADSENSRSRELSRLTTALYQHISSCTARFREDLSHRKRLTDELQDQSIALRMMPLSTIFDALPRAVRDISEQYGKSVDLTVEGGETELDKKIIEKIADPLLHMIRNSIDHGIESPETRRQGGKPDRGTIRLSASYDGSNVLVRLHDDGQGIPVSRIRSKAAGKKLATADQLNAMTPGEIINLIFRPGFSTCDMITDLSGRGVGMDIVHKNIVDDLKGSVDVETHPGQGTTFNIRLPLTMAVLRVLFIRAGDLVFGVPTNFITEITRIPAPDVIQIHDKKAVRLRDQILPVIRLGEVLRLPGDIPAETESLLILVVSLGSEQLGVVIDALLNEDDVVIKPLPAHMKDIGWISGCIISGNNKIINVLHMPKILEAAREIKSRKHSGEQKKTPEADGNDSLQILLVDDSVSTREIEKSILESYGYAVTLAGDGAEGLEKARRFKYDLVITDVEMPRMNGFSLTAQLRADEAYRETPVILVTSLDSESDKHRGIEVGADAYILKGDFDQSDLLDTIRSLVG, encoded by the coding sequence GTGGCATTTGACAGAGCAAAATTTCTCACCCGGTTCATCGAAGAGGCCCGTGAACACATCAGCCAGCTCAACGCGGGGCTTCTGGTCATTGAAAAAAATCCCGATGACACGGACCAGCTGAACGCCGTTTTCCGGTCTGCACACACCATCAAAGGCTCAGCCCGGATGATGAAGCTGGGACCGGTCAGCCATGTCGCCCACACGCTGGAAGATACACTGGATGCCCTGCGGCAGCAGAAAATTCCCCCCTCCAAACCCCTTTCCGATCTCCTTTTTGAAGGGGTTGACGCCCTTTCCCGGCTGCTGGACGGGATCGCCGGCGGGGAAGCCATCGCCCAGGCCCCGGAAGCGATATGTCAGAAGCTGGAACAGGCCGCAGCCGGGCATATTGCCCCGGCACCGCCCCCCTCTGAGACAGCTATCCCGGCCCGGCAGCAGGCAACAAAGGATCGGAACGAAGCGCAAACGGAGCCGGTCAGTCCCCCCTCTCCGGCAGGACAGGATAGCCGTCTGCCGGAAACCGTCGAATACAGCCCGCAGCGTTCAGAGGCGGCCGCGCATCCGCCGGCGCCCTCCCCTGCCCCGAACGGTCCGCTTTTGTCCAAATCCGCCCGGACCATCCGAATCAATGCGGATAAACTGGACGAACTGATCAAACTCATGGGCGAGATTGTCTCCGCCCGCCGTCAGTCCTTCCAGCGCCTGAAGGAGATCAGGGGCTTTGAGACGCTGGCCCGGCAGGCCATGATGCTGACGGCCGATGACGCCGATTCGGAAAACAGCCGCAGCAGGGAACTCAGCCGTCTGACAACAGCGCTGTACCAGCATATCAGCTCCTGTACAGCCCGCTTCCGGGAGGATCTCAGCCACCGGAAACGCCTGACCGACGAACTTCAGGATCAGTCCATCGCCCTCCGGATGATGCCCCTTTCCACGATATTTGACGCACTTCCCAGGGCGGTGCGCGACATCTCGGAGCAATACGGAAAATCGGTCGATCTGACGGTCGAAGGCGGCGAAACCGAGCTGGATAAAAAAATCATTGAAAAAATTGCGGACCCGCTTCTGCACATGATCCGCAACAGCATCGACCACGGCATCGAGTCTCCTGAAACCCGCAGACAGGGCGGAAAACCGGACAGGGGCACCATACGCCTTTCAGCCAGCTATGATGGCAGCAACGTGCTGGTCCGCCTGCACGACGACGGTCAGGGCATCCCGGTCTCCCGGATCCGGTCAAAGGCCGCCGGCAAAAAACTGGCCACCGCTGACCAGCTTAACGCCATGACACCGGGGGAAATCATCAACCTGATCTTCAGACCGGGATTCAGCACCTGCGACATGATTACCGACCTGTCGGGCCGGGGCGTGGGCATGGATATCGTGCATAAGAATATCGTGGACGACCTGAAGGGCTCCGTTGATGTGGAAACGCACCCCGGTCAGGGTACGACCTTCAACATCCGCCTGCCCCTGACAATGGCCGTCCTCCGTGTGCTGTTCATCCGGGCCGGCGACTTGGTGTTCGGGGTTCCGACCAACTTTATCACCGAAATCACGCGAATACCGGCCCCGGATGTCATTCAGATTCATGACAAAAAGGCCGTCCGGCTGCGGGATCAGATCCTGCCCGTCATCCGCCTGGGGGAGGTACTGCGGCTCCCCGGTGACATTCCGGCAGAGACGGAAAGCCTGCTGATCCTTGTCGTCTCACTGGGCAGTGAACAGCTGGGGGTGGTGATCGACGCCCTGCTGAACGAGGATGACGTGGTCATCAAGCCCCTTCCGGCCCACATGAAGGATATCGGCTGGATCTCCGGCTGTATCATATCCGGAAACAATAAAATCATCAACGTCCTTCACATGCCCAAAATTCTGGAGGCCGCCCGCGAGATAAAATCCCGGAAGCATTCCGGTGAACAGAAAAAAACGCCGGAAGCCGATGGGAACGATTCCCTGCAAATCCTTCTGGTTGACGATTCGGTCAGCACACGGGAAATTGAGAAAAGCATTCTCGAGTCCTACGGCTATGCGGTCACACTGGCCGGAGACGGCGCAGAAGGCCTTGAAAAGGCCAGACGTTTTAAGTATGATCTGGTCATTACAGATGTGGAAATGCCCCGAATGAACGGCTTTTCACTGACAGCGCAGCTAAGGGCCGATGAGGCATACCGGGAAACCCCTGTCATTCTGGTGACCTCCCTTGACAGTGAATCGGACAAACACCGGGGCATTGAGGTCGGGGCCGATGCCTATATCCTCAAGGGCGACTTTGACCAGTCCGACCTGCTGGATACGATTCGCAGTCTGGTCGGATAA